In candidate division WOR-3 bacterium, the DNA window TGATAGTTACGCCCTGGCCTGAGCAGAACCGGACCAGGTCGCTGGAAACGCCCACCCCATTAGATTCGATGATGATGTTCCGCAACCGAAACAGAGGCAACTCCCGCATGCGGCGGCCCCGTTCGCGCACAACCACGCGCCTACTTGTCTTGCCGACAAAAGACCCTGGTCGGTCCACCACCAACACCGACTCTTCTTCTGCCAGCCGCTCATACTGACGACGCCTTGTCTTCACGGCCTGTGCAGGCTCTGGCGGTGACGTGCTTTCTGTACGACCAGGCACGGACACGGCAGACGCAAACAGCAGACTAATGAACTTCACCCGACCTGCTTGAGACTTGGGAAGCAGAAACTCTAGTCTTTCCAAGCATTGCCGGGTTCCGGCCCGGCTGTCACCCGGCAGGGTCTTTAGTCTGGTGCCAAGCTCTCGGAACACCACGGTTTCGATGAGTCGCAACTGCTCCTCGGTATCGCCTGCGCCATAGTAGTTCCGCCAGCCGGCAAGCAGCAGATTGAGCCGGCTCACGGTGTCCGGAATGGTCTTTGCACTTCTCACCACCTCGGTCACCTTCTGCTTCATCCGCTCCAGCTTACCCGGGGCTATAGTTTTCTTCCCGCCCTGAAAAAGGAAGCCAAGGAAGACAAACCCCTCGCCCGCGTGTGTCACTTCCGGTGCCTCGGTCTTGAGCAACAACTCGCGCGCGAGGAATCCAGCCGCTTCGCGGGCCGCGTGAACTGCCCGGTTCCGCTCTGGCTCAAGGAACAGATAGTCGTCGGCATAGCGCACAAGACCATACCCGCGACGGGTCATTTCCATATCAAACGGATGAAGGTAGATGTTGGAGAGCAGGGGCGAAATCACACCGCCTTGGGGCACACCTTCGGGATTCTCGCGCCAGTTGCCCATGTGTACCGAGCCGGTCCGAAGCCAGAGTTCTATGAGCCTCAGCACCGGTTTCTCCCAGACCCGCTCGGCCACGAGCCTAAGCAGAATCGTGTGGCTAATCGAGTCGAAGAAGTCGTCAATGTCGGCTCCGGCAACCCAGAGGCGACCGTCGTGAAGCAGTGTTTCCACCCTGCCGACTGCCCGAAGCGGCCCCATCCCGGGCCGATACCCGAAACTGCACGCAAGAAACCGGTTCTCGAACAAGGGCT includes these proteins:
- the cas1 gene encoding CRISPR-associated endonuclease Cas1, which produces MSGHLYGRICDPSTLFRAWSAVKANAGVAGADEVSLGAFEQSLNQNLAGLSRSLLNQSYVPEPTKAVMIPKSDGTKRRLCVPSVKDRVVQQAARMVLEPLFENRFLACSFGYRPGMGPLRAVGRVETLLHDGRLWVAGADIDDFFDSISHTILLRLVAERVWEKPVLRLIELWLRTGSVHMGNWRENPEGVPQGGVISPLLSNIYLHPFDMEMTRRGYGLVRYADDYLFLEPERNRAVHAAREAAGFLARELLLKTEAPEVTHAGEGFVFLGFLFQGGKKTIAPGKLERMKQKVTEVVRSAKTIPDTVSRLNLLLAGWRNYYGAGDTEEQLRLIETVVFRELGTRLKTLPGDSRAGTRQCLERLEFLLPKSQAGRVKFISLLFASAVSVPGRTESTSPPEPAQAVKTRRRQYERLAEEESVLVVDRPGSFVGKTSRRVVVRERGRRMRELPLFRLRNIIIESNGVGVSSDLVRFCSGQGVTISFQDERGRPCAFLVGADRAAYPLTIAQLETQKSERGNYLARAFVEGKVTNQMNLLRYYAKYRGRAESEFRQEIPAAVEKLAGLLEQLAGLESDERFGGQLFALEGQAGGIYWGLVKSLLASDACFERREKKGATDLVNSLLNYGYGILYSLMHRLLVLAGLNPCVGFIHRGPADRSNLLFDVVEEFRQPVVDRAVIRLLRKKARLGMDGVLLDQHTRHRLVTAVMDNLGSPVYYRGGRSSLRNAMEGQVQRLVGFIKGREQYRPFIFH